The Desulfohalovibrio reitneri genome contains a region encoding:
- a CDS encoding heavy-metal-associated domain-containing protein produces MDITVKGMSCQHCVASVKEALGNLDGVASVDVDLESGRVRIEERSPVSPELVKKTIEGIGFEVTG; encoded by the coding sequence ATGGACATCACGGTCAAGGGCATGAGCTGCCAGCACTGCGTGGCTTCGGTGAAGGAGGCTTTGGGCAACCTGGACGGAGTGGCTTCGGTGGACGTGGATCTGGAATCCGGCCGCGTGCGCATCGAGGAGAGGTCCCCGGTCAGCCCGGAGTTGGTCAAGAAGACCATCGAGGGCATCGGTTTCGAGGTGACCGGGTAG
- a CDS encoding uracil-xanthine permease family protein, whose amino-acid sequence MDPHSTEYRLRPGNALLGAQMLFVAFGALVLVPLLTGLDPSVALFTAGAGTLIFQIVTRGSVPVFLASSFAFIAPIIEGVNTWGIPGTLCGLAAAGVLYVLISFLVRAFGQGVMERLLPPIVVGPVIMVIGLILAPVAVNMATGMTGDGSARLMDEGQALILSLTALAATVLTSILGRGIFKLIPIFVGIVVGYVLSLAFGAVDFTKLNEAAWFQMPNFVAPEWNWQAILYIMPVAIAPAIEHFGDMLAISSVTRKNYLEKPGIKNTLLGDGLATVLASMLGGPPNTTYSEVTGAVALTKVFNPAVMTWAAIAAVLLAFVGKLGALLQTIPAPVMGGIMVLLFGTIMVVGINSLVRAGQDLMKPRNMVIVALIVIMGVGGMSLPFPGTSFRLGGIGLAGILGVVLNLILPDGDDR is encoded by the coding sequence ATGGACCCGCATTCCACGGAATACCGGCTCAGGCCCGGCAACGCCCTGCTGGGCGCGCAAATGCTCTTCGTCGCCTTCGGCGCCCTGGTGCTGGTGCCCCTGCTCACCGGGCTGGACCCCAGCGTGGCCCTGTTCACCGCCGGGGCGGGCACCCTCATCTTCCAGATCGTCACGCGCGGCTCGGTCCCAGTCTTTCTGGCCTCTTCCTTCGCCTTCATCGCGCCCATCATCGAGGGAGTGAACACCTGGGGCATCCCAGGCACCCTGTGCGGACTGGCCGCGGCCGGCGTGCTCTACGTGCTCATCAGCTTTTTGGTGCGGGCCTTCGGCCAGGGCGTCATGGAGCGGCTGCTGCCGCCCATCGTGGTCGGCCCGGTGATCATGGTCATCGGCCTCATCCTGGCGCCGGTGGCCGTAAACATGGCCACAGGCATGACCGGGGACGGCTCAGCGCGGCTGATGGACGAAGGACAAGCCCTCATCCTCTCCCTCACCGCACTGGCGGCCACCGTGCTGACCTCCATCCTGGGGCGGGGCATTTTCAAGCTCATCCCCATTTTCGTGGGCATCGTGGTGGGCTACGTGCTTTCCCTGGCCTTCGGCGCGGTGGACTTCACCAAGCTGAACGAGGCGGCTTGGTTCCAAATGCCCAACTTCGTGGCTCCGGAGTGGAACTGGCAGGCCATCCTCTACATCATGCCGGTGGCCATTGCCCCGGCCATTGAGCATTTTGGCGACATGCTGGCCATCAGTTCCGTGACCCGCAAGAACTACCTGGAAAAGCCGGGGATCAAGAACACCCTCCTGGGCGACGGCCTGGCCACGGTGCTGGCCTCCATGCTGGGCGGCCCCCCCAACACCACCTACTCCGAGGTCACGGGCGCGGTGGCCCTGACCAAGGTGTTCAACCCCGCGGTCATGACCTGGGCGGCCATCGCCGCCGTGCTGCTGGCCTTCGTGGGCAAGTTGGGCGCGCTGCTGCAAACCATTCCCGCGCCGGTCATGGGCGGCATCATGGTTCTGCTTTTCGGCACCATCATGGTGGTGGGCATCAACTCCCTGGTGCGGGCCGGGCAAGATCTGATGAAACCCCGCAACATGGTCATCGTGGCCCTTATCGTGATCATGGGCGTGGGCGGCATGTCCCTGCCCTTCCCCGGCACCTCCTTCCGCCTGGGCGGCATCGGCCTGGCAGGTATCCTGGGTGTAGTCCTCAACCTCATTCTGCCGGACGGGGATGATCGCTGA
- the upp gene encoding uracil phosphoribosyltransferase codes for MPVTVVDHPLVRHKLGILRRDDLSTKQFRSLANEVARLLTYEATKDFQTETCTVEGWAGPVEVERIIGKKVTVVPILRAGLGMMDGVLDMVPGAKVSVVGFYRNEETLKPVQYYVKLANEIDKRTALILDPMLATGGTLLATIDMLKEAGCTSIKGLFLVAAPEGLDKLTNRHPDVEVYTASVDERLNEHGYILPGLGDAGDKIFGTK; via the coding sequence GTGCCCGTCACAGTGGTCGATCACCCTCTGGTCCGTCACAAGCTGGGAATCCTGCGCCGCGACGACCTCTCCACCAAACAGTTTCGATCCCTGGCCAACGAGGTAGCCCGCCTGCTGACCTATGAGGCCACCAAGGACTTCCAGACAGAAACCTGCACTGTGGAGGGCTGGGCCGGCCCGGTGGAGGTGGAGCGCATTATCGGCAAGAAGGTCACGGTGGTGCCCATCCTGCGCGCCGGCCTGGGCATGATGGACGGGGTGCTGGACATGGTGCCCGGAGCCAAGGTCTCGGTGGTGGGCTTCTACCGCAACGAGGAAACGCTGAAGCCGGTGCAGTACTACGTCAAGCTGGCCAACGAGATCGACAAGCGCACCGCGCTCATTCTCGACCCCATGCTGGCCACCGGCGGCACGCTGCTGGCCACCATCGACATGCTCAAGGAAGCGGGCTGCACCTCCATCAAGGGGCTCTTCCTGGTGGCAGCGCCCGAGGGACTGGACAAGCTGACCAATCGCCACCCCGACGTTGAGGTCTACACCGCCTCGGTGGACGAGCGCCTCAATGAACACGGATACATCCTTCCCGGGCTGGGCGACGCCGGGGACAAGATCTTCGGCACCAAGTAA